CTTCTCATGCCGATAGGACAGCTTTCAACAATGGTTTTGGCCGGAAAACTGATCAGTGTGTACGGAAGCAGCGGGATTATTAAAAGAGTTTTTTTACTATATCCTTTTTTTCTTTTGTTGATCGGTTTATCGCCTTCTTACTGGACGCTGGCGGCTGTTCTGTTCTTCTTTGGCATTTCCGGGAATATGTGCAATATAGCGGTCAATACGCAGGCAATTGAAATAGAATCTATTACCAAAAGATCTCTTCTTTCTTCCTACCACGGAGCCTGGTGCTTTGCAGGTCTTACGGGGGCTGTAGTTGGTCTGTTGATGATCAACCTTCATGTAGGAACTTTTTACCATTTTGCTGTTATTTTTATTCTGGTAGGAATACTTTGGCTCTACAGTAAAAGAAATCTGACCAATATTATCCACAAAGCAGAACCGCAAACCCGTTCAATATTCAAGGCTGTGAATCCTACACTGGTTGGTTTGGGAATTATAGGATTTCTGAGTATGGCGATTGAAGGTGCTATGTTCGATTGGAGCGGGGTTTATTTTCAAACTATAGTTAAAGCTCCTGAAAACCTTGTTATACTGGGGTATACAAGTTTTATTTTAATGATGACTTTAGGTCGTTTTATCGGGAACAGGATCATTGAAAAATATGGAAAAAAGATTGTTCTGCAATGTTGTGGAATATTGATGAGCGGAGGACTTTTTCTAAGTGTTTTCTTCCCGGAACTGTGGATATGTATCATTGCTTTTATGATTATAGGTCTTGGAAGTTCGCTAAGTGTGCCGTCCGTTTACAGCACAGTTGGAAAAGTGAGTACGATAGCACCAAGCATTGCATTATCATTTGTATCCAGCATTTCGTTTTTAGGATTTCTGATGGGGCCGCCTCTTATCGGATATATTGCTGAAAGTTTTGATCTCAGGTATTCATACGGCCTTTTTGCCTGTTTTGGGATTTTACTGGCGGTTATGGCCGGACAGATGAAAGTATTCAGAAATAAAAATTAAAAGTTTACAGGTCGATTTTGATATCTGTCAGGAGATTTTGACATTTTCTGGTTCATTATTGTTGGTTAATCTTGCATTTCAAAAATACTGTTTCTAAAAACTCTTTATCTTTATTAGAAAAGCCGATGTCAGTGCCTTCATGATTCCGAACTTTGAAAGAAAAAACTTCTGCGATTGTATTTTATATTCCCCGTGGTCTGATAACCAAAAGAATTCAGCTATTAAAATTATACAGCCCTGGGTATCTAAGGATAAACAGGGCTGTTATAAAATTATGAATATTTATATCCAGTTTTCTATGAGATGAAGCCACAAAGCCTTTTCTTCATTGAGCAGAAAAACTGCTGATGATTTTCTTTTGGTTGTCGTTTCTCCCGTAACCTGTGTTTCAACATAAGTGGCAAGCCCATGATACTCAGAATGATTTATTTCTATATTCTCAACCTGAATATTTCGTTCCGGAAACTTTCCAAATACAGTTGGCAGCCAGTCTCCAAACATAGGTAGAGTAACAGTATCTCCGTTTCCATTAATCATCTTGAAATCTGGAGAGAATCCGGATAATAATTCCTTATAAAGACTTTTCTGATTTTCTGTTTTGCCTTGAAACCATTTTTCAATATTCCTGTGAAATTCTTCAATTTCCCAAATGATCTTTTCTGTATTGTTCATAATTAAATGTATTATATTTTTTGATTTAAATTTATCTTTTAATCAATGATTTTTCTTAATCTGCTTCCTGCCCATAGCCCAACCAGCTGAAAAGCACCTATCATTCCAATTGCCGCTGCAAATGCCTCTGAGAATCCCAGAATTTTTATCAGATTAAAAAATAATGTTCCAATAACAGCTCCTCCGGTCACACTTCCAATCTGAATGCCGATGCTTACCAAACCGGAAGCCTGTCCTGCTTTATCTTTAGAAACCAGAGAAATGGCTGTACGCATCATAACCGGCATAATGGTACCATGCCCGAATCCGGCTATAAACAAAGTGATATGAGTGATTAAAGATGGTTTTTGCTGAAAATAAAAAACTGCTGCACTTATCACAAAGCCTGTCATCAACAATCCCAATCCTACGTAGATCATTTTAGCAGCGCTCAGTTTTATCCGGGCGGTAATCAAAGGTCCCAGAAAAAAAGCAATCCCATAGGGAATAATGGCCAGTCCTGTCTCCATTGAATTCTTATGAAGAAACTGCTGCAAATAATAAGGATAGCAAATGAATAAGCCTGCGGTAAAATTGTAAAAGAAAATGATCAGAAGGCTTAATGCAAAAGGTTTATGCTGCAGGAGTGCCGGATCTATAAGTACCGGGCGATTTTTTTTCAGCTGCTTTATCTCGTATTTTAGAAAGGTGATTACTAAGAATATTCCGGTAAATAGAATTCCAAAAATCCACCATGCCCATTCAAATTTTTGTCCAAAAATAAGAGGGCAGATAAGCATAAGTAAAGCCAGAATTAATAATAAAGTTCCTGTAAAGTCAATACCTGTCTCTTCTTTCTTATTACCATCGTTCATCGTAAAATGGATCCCTAGAATACATATACCCGTAATCGGTACATTCACAAGAAATACCATTTCCCATGAAAAACTTCCCCAATGCATACTTAAAAGAACTCCGCCAAGCAATTGTCCAACCACAGAAGCAAGACCAAATACCGAACTGAAAAGGCTTACTGCTTTAGGCTGCTCCTGACTGCTGAAAAGATCCTTTATAGAGGCCAGCACCTGAGGAGCAAGCAGTGATGCTCCAACTCCTTGAAACAGTCTGAAAATGATCAGCCATGTAACATCAGGAGAAAATGCACAGGCGAGGGATGAAAACAGAAAAGTATATAATCCTGATATAAACACCTTTTTACGGCCGTAAATGTCACCCAGCCGTCCGCCACAAACAACAAGCGCTGCATAAGTAAGCCCATAAATGGCAATAACCATCTGAAGCTGATGATCGCTGGCACTGAATGCTTTTTTGATAGACGGCAAAGCCATGTTGACAATAAAATAATCCAGAGGCGAGAGAAAAGCACCTGCGATCAAAAAATTGAGTGCCTGCCACCGTTTAGGATATGTATTCATATTTTTTTATGCAAAAATACCCGCTTATATTCTGTTAAAATTGTACTTTTGGAGGAAAAACCAGTGTGTAATGAAAGGACTACATCTTGAAGGAATTGATGTAAGAGAAATAACATTGAAAGAGGGAGAAACAGCTTTTAAAACAAAGACTTTTCTCTCATTCATTTATATCGTCAAAGGCAAAGGTACACTTGCGTATGATGATCGCAGTATTGATTTCTCGCAGGGTAAGCTTTTCATTATTCCACAGCAGGAAGTATACCGCTTTCAAAGTGAAGCCGCTCAGCTTATCAGTATTCAGTGTCCAATTGAGTTTATCGATAAAATCCGTCTGGAAGCAGACCGTATTGAAAGTTGTGAAAATTTGTACAAATTGCAGTATATCAGCAATAATTATCACGCCAAGGCAGGATGTGTTTTCCGCAATAGAAATGATGAACATTTTGCTGAAACCCTTATCCTTCAGATCACCAGTGAGTTTAAAAACAAAGCGGAAGATTATCTTATTATCCGTAACTGTATGTCGATCCTTCTGAACCTGATTGCCCGGAATATTATTCAGAGCGAAACTTCTGACCTTCAGGAAAACCGCAAAGCCTTTTCGATAATGAAGATCATCACTTATATTCAACAGCATATAAAGGATCGTGAAAAAACGGGAATTCAGATTATTGCTGAGCATTTCGGAATTTCCGGGAATTATTTCGGAGAGTATTTTAAACAGCAAACTGGAGTTTCCTATCAGGACTATCTGCTGGATTATAGACTGAAATTGGTAGAAACATATCTAAAATACAGCAGTATCCGACTAAGTGAAATTGCTTATGAACTCCAGTTCAGTGATGAAAGCCATCTTTCTAAACTTTTCAAAAAATATAGGGGAGTGACTCCTGGTGAATACAGGAAAAACTTCAAATAGAACCTTTTTTATTAAGATTTTTAATTCAGTAAAAAAAAATATAAAGTTAACTATATAGTTGACTTTATATTTTTATATATTTACAGCAAATATATTTCAGATGGATTTTGACTTTATTAAAGAATTAGGATATAAAGCTTTGGACAGCAGGCTGAAAAGAATCAGTGACAGAATGTCCCATGATGTTCGGAAATTTTATAAAGAATTTAATATTGATGTTGAACCCAATTGGTATCTGGTTTTTATGCTGCTGCAAAAAAAAGGAGAAATTTCAATTACCGATATTGCTGAACCGCTGGGATATTCACATCCATCTGTTGTAGTTATTGTCAAAAAAATGAATGAAAATGGTTATCTCATCATCAAAAAAGACATTGCGGATAAACGGAAGCAGATCATTTCACTATCTCCAAAAGCCATTGAAATGCTTCCTCAGCTGGAGCAGATATGGGACAGTTGTGAAAAGACAATCCTGAAAGTATTATCGGAAGATCTGGGGATTTTAACTTATCTGGATCATATTGATCAGGAATTAAAAGAAGAATCTTTCTATCATAGGTTTAAACATGAATATTTAAAATCAATCAAATCATGAAAGCATTAATTCTCATCACTGCATTTCTTTTTTCCAATCTTATGATTTCGGCAACGGAAACAAAAATTATGATAAGAGCAAAAGCGAGAGATGCCAAATTTATAGGAACTTCATTGGGTGGAGCTCATATCATTATCAGAAACAAACTTAATCAAAGAATTCTGGCAGAAGGAAATACAACAGGAAGTACCGGAAATACTGATCTGATTATGAAAACACCCAAAGTCAGAGGAAACTCCATTGCAGATGAACAGACCGGAGGTTTTATGGCTGCTTTGGATATTGATGAACCCACATTTGTAAATATAGAAGTAATTTCTCCTTTGAACAACAAACAGGCTCAGGCGGTTGTAAGCACAGAATTGTGGCTGATTCCCGGGAAGCATATTTTAGGAGAAGGTATTATCCTTGAAATTCCGGGATACATTATTGATATTCTGAAACCAAGAACGCATCAATATATTGCATTGAACAATATTAAAGATAAACCTTTCCTGTTTCAGGCTAATATTGTTATGATGTGCGGATGTGTCATAGATAAAGGAGGTGTATGGAATTCCGATGAGATTGAAGTGAAAGGAATTCTGAAAAAAGACGGAAAATTTCTAAAAAATATAGACATGTCACTGGTTTCAACCAATCTTTTTGAAGGAAGCCATATCATCAGTTCTCCGGGAAATTATGAACTGGTACTGTATGCATATCATGAAAAAACGGGAAATACTGGCGTAGATAAGGTAAATTATGTAGTGTTTGAATAAACGAAATGAAAAAGCATACTTGAATAAAAAAAAGATCTTTCAAAATCTCTTTTTTATTCAGAACAGATTATAAAACCTGAAGTTCTTTAAATACTTCAATAACCGCTTCTATAAGACCTTTATCTATATTTTTTTCCGAAGCAGCATCCGGAAGGAGAGCTCTTAAGTCACCGTGATCATCACGTTCGATAACGACTTCAGTTCCATCCACATCTACATATAATTTATATCCATAAGAGAATGTGGCAAGCTTTCCGTTGAAAAGCAGTTCTTTACCCTTATAGGTTACCGGTACTTCAAATTCTTCCATTGCTGCGGGTATCTATTTATCTGACAAATGTCGGAAAATTTTAATTGATATTCATCATAGCTCAATATTAGAGCTGAATAATATGACGTATTAAAAAACTCTATTTAGTAAAATCTGTATCTTTATCCATAGTTAGTATTATAACGATAGAATGATAAAGTAGTTTGAATTACATGAAACATAAAGTGACCCTCTTCTGGTTCAGACGGGATTTAAGGATGGAAGACAGTGTAGGGTTTTCCCAGGCCCTCCAATCTGATGCTCCGGTAATGCCCATTTTTATATTTGATACTGATATTCTTGAAAAGTTGGAAGATAAAGAAGACCGCCGGGTTGATTATATCCATCAGGCCTTGACAGATATCAATATTTCATTGAGAAAGCATCATTCAAGAGTTAATGTATATTATGGTAAACCCATAGAGATATTCAGGGAATTATCAGAAGAATATGATATTCAGGGCGTTTTCTGCAATCGGGATTATGAACCTCAGGCAATTGAGAGAGATAAAGAAGCCTATTATTTTTTTACAGAAAAGAATATTCCTTTTAAAGCTTATAAAGATCAGGTAATTTTTGATAAAGACCAGATTATTAAAAAAGACGGTTCCCCCTATACCGTTTACACTCCTTTTGCAAAGAAATGGCGGGAAGCATTAACTCCTGAACATTATAAATCTGTACAATTAAACTTTAAAAACCTCTTTTCACAGGAATACTCTGATATCCTTACTTTAAAGGAAATAGGTTTCAAAAAAACGGAAATTGATTTTACAAAACCGATTCTGGATGCCTCCATTATAGATAGTTATGATAAATACCGCGATTATCCGGCCTTACAGCATACCACACAGCTGGGAATAGCTTTACGCTTTGGAACGATAAGTATCAGGAAATGTGTTGCCTTTGCATTGAATCATAATGCGACATGGCTTTCAGAATTGATCTGGCGTGAGTTTTTTATGCATATTTTGTATCATTTTCCACAGGTGGTACATCAATCCTTCAAAAAACAGTATGATAATATCAACTGGCGGAACAATGAAGAAGAATTTAAACACTGGTGCAAAGGAACTACGGGATATCCCATTGTAGATGCCGGAATGAGACAGCTTAACCAGACAGGATATATGCATAATCGTGTGCGAATGGTTGTGGCGAGTTTTCTCTGTAAGCATTTGTTGATCGACTGGCGTTGGGGTGAAGCCTATTTTGCCTCAAAACTCAATGATTATGATCTGTCTGCCAACAATGGAAACTGGCAGTGGGCAGCAGGCAGCGGTTGTGACGCAGCTCCTTATTTCAGGGTTTTCAATCCGACAGCTCAGGCTGAAAAATTTGATAAAGACCTGCTTTATATAAAAAAATGGCTTCCGGAATGGAATACGCCAGCATATCCTTCTCCTATAGTAGAGCATAATTTGGCCCGCGAAAGAGCTTTGTCCGAATACAAGAAAGCACTGGCATAATTAATATCAGCAAAATGCCCGGTAACAAAAATGTCACCGGGCATCAACCAATTGATATTAATATGAAAGTAACTGAATATTAAATCGTTTTCAGATACAGCTCCTGTAGTTCCTGAGCTGTAAATGTTTTGGAAGGTAAGTTCTGTACAAGCTCTCCCTGTTTCATAATTCCGATATTGGAAGCTACACTTACAGCATTGAAAATATCGTGGGTAGCTATCAAAACAGTTCGGCCTTCCTTACCGAGCTGGCGCACTATTTCTGTAAATTCTGCGGTGGCTATGGGATCCAATCCGCTTGTAGGTTCATCAAGGAGCAATACTTTTGCGTCTTTGGCGAGGGCAATGGCAATTCCTACTTTCTGGCGCATTCCTTTAGAATAACCTCCCAATGCTTTATGATGAGCTGTTTCCTGTAATCCGGTGCGCTTAAGGAGTGCAGATAATTCTTCTTGCTGATAATCAAATCCTGCAATTTTGGAGAAAAAATCAAGGTTTTCTATTCCTGTAAGATGTGGATATAAAAGCACTGTTTCAGGAATGTAAGCCAGATGCTTTTTAATTTTTTGAGGTTCATCTTTTACAGATATATTATTAATGAAAGCATCTCCGGAAGTGGCTTTAATAAGTCCCAGAAGAATATTTATTGTTGTGCTTTTTCCGGCTCCGTTTTGTCCCAGAAGAGCAAAAATTTCTCCTTTCTTTACTTCCAGATTAAGAGAATGAAGGGCTGTAAAATCGTTGTATTTTTTATGTAAGTTGATTGTTTTTAACATAGTTTTCTGTATTTGTTTTGTGAAAGGATCATGAATAAAGCAATGAATACAAGGTAGGGCAGGAATAGCTGAGCATATTTCAAATGTTCAGACAAGCTGGATAACTGTATGGTTTGCTGTGCCCAGTTTATAGATTCGGCATTCTTTACCGAGAAAATAAGCGGGTAGAAGAACAACCGTTTTTTCTCATGGAATTTCTTAAGTGAAGAAGCATACTGCAATTGATTATTCATATCAGTTTTCGCCAGATGACTCTCTACGAGCTGAGTATGAAGATTCGGAAGAAAATAGCCTAAATAGGTTGCTGCCTGATTTCGTTTCTGCATTTTTTCAGTATACAGTTCTGAAGATTTTGCAGACTCCAGATCTCCCATATGCTGCATGGCATAATACCAGGTCCAGGTAAAAGTATCATTTTCTTCCACCTTGAAATTTCTGTATTGAGGATATACCTTATAGAACTTTTCCATAGTAGGACGTTTGGCTTCATCCCATTTGTTGTGATAGCCTTCTCTCTGTTCCATGACAGCTTTAAGGGATTCGTGAACGGGATAGATCTTTTGGATCAGGATATTACTGCTCATCGGAATAATAAAATTGATGCTTACCCATACAATAAGAAGGATCAGTGCATTATGAGCTGATGATTTCCGGAAAGAAATAATCCATCTGCAGAGAACAAACCAGAATAGGATATAAAGCCATCCACTGATCACAAAAGCAATATAATAAAGGTCTAAAGGTATTTTTATCCAAACTGAAGCGATAGTTATTGAAGCCAGGTACACAGCCGTTACAGCACCCAGCCGGATGAGCATTTTATGATCAAGAAGCTTTTGTAAATTGCCACTTTGTACCGAAAGCAGCTTCCAGGTTCCTCTTTCTTCTTCTTCAGAAATCAGATTATAGCAGAAGGCGACAATCACCAATGGGAAAAGGAATACAATTACAAAACTGAAATCAAAGTTTCCGACAGCAGCATTGGCAGGATTATAAAAATCAGAATTATAACGCTGTTCCTCAAGGTTTCGGATGGTTACTCCCTGTATCGAAGGATTTAAATCACGCATTCCGATATTTAAAGCAGCCAGTCTGGGAGTTTCATTCACCAGATTAAATTTAATATAATAAAGAACCAACCCCAGATCATCTTTATGAAACTTCGTGTTCCTTTCTATGCTTTCTTTCTGGAATGCTCCGCTTTTGGAAATGATATCTTCATTCCTGTCCAGAAATTTTTTCCCTGTGTAAATAGCCATAATCCCGGCCATGAACAAAAATAACAATGCAATGATGTAGGCTTTGTTACGGTAAAATTGGGTATATAAATAACGATTCATTTAGATTAATTTTAATTTTCTTCCACTTATTTCAATTGAGGCAATGCATATTGCTAACCAAAGAACTAAAGCAACAGCAGGGATGAACTGCTCTTTCAAGCTGTCCGAAACAGCAGTATACTGATAATTAAAGTCCGGGAATTTTTTCCAGTTGTCTTTATCAATCACAGCAGGCGGTCCTCCTTTCTCCGGTTTTATATTGCTGATATGCTCAATCTGTAGATCATTTAAATGCTGAGCCATTTGGTAGCGGTACTCTTCAGCCTGCTTTTGAAATTGAGTATAAGAGAAAAAATCAGTGCCCGTTGCTATCATGGAAAAATTTTTAAGAGCAATGGCAGGATTAATTAATCCTGAAATATCAGTGAGATTTTGTTGTCTGTGGTAAATGGTCTGCAATTCTTTTTGATGTCTGATATAAATTTGGGAACTTATCTTTTCTCCTTCTTTCATGACAAATCCACCATAGTTAAAAGGAAGTTCATTGGTGGTGTTTACTTTATAATGAGCAAGTAAAGAATCTTTAATTTTCTTAAAATGAGGGTCGTCAGGATTGTGGCTGTCCCCAGATTTTAAAATATCTTTTTCCAGATTGGTTTCAAAAGCAATACGGGAAGGAGCCGGATATAAATTCTGGGCAGCAAACTGAATCCCTTTAGGCAAAACAATAATAAAAAGAAGCCAGAAACCAATAAGAGTGATCAGTGCTGAAGATGTACTTTTACTGATCGCAGAAACGATAACCGTTAAGGTGCTGATGAAAAAGTAATACATCATATAAGCGGGCAGCAGGAATGACAATCGGATTAAAATATCTGCTGAATCTGTGGTTTGTGACAGCAACGCAGCCACAAAAATTACCGGAATTACCGGAATCAGGAAACATAGAGAAAACAGCCACAGTCCCAGAACTTTTCCCCAGACAATATCTCTTCCCGAAGCGCCCTGTACACTGATGATTTTTAAGGTGGCGTTCTCACGTTCCTGTACTATTAATCCAAACCCTAGAAAAAGAATAATCAGAGGAACAATACTCTGCAGAATAAAAGCACTGCTGAAAGCTCCGAACCTGACCAAAGCACCTGAACTCCCGGCTTCCGAAAGATTGGCTGTATTCTGTTTATGAGCTTCCAGGAATATGACGTTTCCAAGATAGTCGTCTAGCCCATTGTCAAAAATATTCAGCGGATGCCCGATTCTGAAAACCAGATAACCATAATGTGCCATACGGTGCGGATGCTTATCAGGTCTGTGTTCCCAGTGTTCACGGACTTCTTCCCGGTATTCCTTTATTTTTGAAAAGGAATCGGTGTATTTTGTAAAACCGATGCCGATGCTCAGCATACAGAAGAGGAGTACAGTGATGGTGATAAGAAGGTTCTGTTTCCCCTTAAACAGGTCTTGCCAGGTCTTTCTTACCATCAGTTGTAAGTTTGAAATAGCCATAATTTAAAATTTATAAATAGCGGTTAGTAAATAGTTTCTTGGTGTTCCCGGAAACAACCTGAGGTAATTCTGAGCTCCGATCCAGTAGGCTTTATTGGCAATATTATTCAGGTTAAAAGCCAGCTGTACAGATTTTGCAGGAGTATAATACAAGGCAGCATCTATAGTAGCATATGCCGGAAGTTCAAAACTTCTTGTAAACCACGGCACTTTTGAACTCTGATAAAGTATTCCCGCTCCAATACCAAAGTCTTTTATCAGCTCTATGGTTGAAAAGTTGTAGCGCGTCCAGATATTGAAAGAATTTTTAGAAGTATTTTCTTTCCTTTTTCCCACAAGATCAGGATTCGTATCATCCAATATTTTAGCATCAATATAGCTGTAACCTCCGTAAATATGCCATTGAGGAAGAATATGTCCGGAAAACTCAGCTTCAAATCCACGACTCCGGTCGGCTCTTCGCTGTACAAGCTCATCAGGTTCGGAAGGATTGTTGGCATTGATTAAAATATTTCTTTGGTTAATCTCATATACGGCAATATTCAATGATACCCTCCCGAAAAGCTGCGCTTTCATTCCCAGTTCTTTAAGATCTGATGTCAAAGGTTTAAATCTGGCAGCAGATCCTGTAAGGCTGGAGGTATTGGGCATTAATGTTACCGTATTGGATTGCGGCTGGAATCCGGTAAGATAAGTTCCGTAAAAATTGATATGATCTGTAAGACTGTATGTTATCCCGAATCTGTACAGAAGTTTATTATTCCGGAATGAAGACTCATTGGATTCCTTGAAATTGGTAATGTCCTGAAACCATTCCTGACGTATTCCTGATAGAATTTTGAACTTTTTCCATGTGAAAAAATGCTGGATATAAGCGGCATGTGTGGTTGTAAGAGCAGAAGGCAGGGGTGTTATGACATTCAAAGTATTAAAATCATTACCCTGATAATTTTCTGCACCAGGATTCAGATCAAATGGAGTGACGTTGGGTTTAGGAATGAGTATTCCGTTGTAATTGAAAGTCTGGTAATCAGCGGCATTAGCAGGTTTGTAAGAAGAAGCTACAGAGCCGTTCTTCAATAGAAAACCTCTTGCGGCATTCTGCTGTCCGCCTTTACGCTTTTCCCAGATTTGACTGTCATAGCCTATTAAAGCCTGATGCTGAACAGCCCCTGTTTTGAATTTAAAATTAAAATAAGCATTAATATTTTCCGTTGCCCAACTTTGCTTTCTTTGTACAAACTGCATCATCGCGAGGCTGGAAACCGGTTTGTTATCCATATCAGGAACAAAGGAATTGGTTGTTCGGTGTTCCTGTAGATTTTCTCTCCAGTATTGCTTCATATAAGAGGCATTAAAACTGATAGCTTCGTTAAAATGATGGGCAGCACTTCCCATTATAATCAGTTCCCTGGTTTTGAAAAAATCATCAGGAGCTCCCAGATTCAATGTTCTTGGAGTACTGTTCAGATCTGTTTTTCCTGCAACGGCGCCAAAAATAGGCTGCCCTCTGTCCAGGTTTCCATAAAGATCATTGAAAATCATTTCTACATTCACAGATGTTTTTTCATTCGGAACAAATGTGATGGAAGGAGAAATTAAAACACCGCTGTTTTTGACATGATCCCTGAACGACTGAGCATTTTGGTAAGCACCATTAAAACGGTACAGCAAGGTTTTACTCTTATTTAAAGGGCCTGTAAGATCTGTGGTGACGCGGTACGTATCAAAACTGCCTCCTGATAAACTGATCTCGTGACGGGAAGCAGACAATGGTTTTTTGGTAACCATATTAATTGTTCCTCCGGGATCTACACTGGACATGGTAATGCTTGCAGGACCTTTGAAAACTTCCACACGTTCTATATTGGAAGTCATAGGCTGTAAAAAATAATACTGTCTGGTCCGCATCCCATTGATAATCTGTCCCTCTTCATTTTGACTGATTCCCCGGATATTGTATTGGTTGTAATAACTGGAAGGAGAGACTCCGTTCACATTTTTCATAACATCTCCAAGCTGAAAGGCCTGGCGGTCGGTGATCAGTTCCTTGGTAACCGTATTAAGAGTTAAAGGCAGATCTTTGTTTTTCATAGCAATCTTGGTGGCGGCAAAAGAGTAGTCGGAAGTATAATCTTTAGACTTTCTTCCGATAATTTCAACCGTTTGTACCACTGTAGATAAAGAATCTTCAGGATGGGACTGAGCATACAGAAATGAGGAGGCGGTAATGAAACTTAAACTTAAAAGTTTCACAGAATTTTGGGAAATACAAAGAATTATTCCCGGATAATTAAAATTACTGGTAGTCATGAACAGGGATGTACGGGCAATGAAAACGCCCATTAATAAAAGGATATCTTTAATTGTGTGAAAACACAGGTATCCACGGAATAACAGTACAGACTAAAAAATCTGTATATGAAAAATGAGAGCAGTATAAATTATGCTGCTGCGAAAAATGAAGATGGGGGAGCCCGTGAGCTGAAGAAGTCGAGAAGACAACGGTATGAAATAGCTTTGGGCTGAGGCATTTCGTTGTCATTTGTAATATCGATGGCAAAATCCATATCCAAAGGTTCAGGAAGGAGAACATTACTCATATGCATATGAAGCGCACACTGACATTCATCGTCCTGTGAAAAGGTAGGGATTTTCTCTTCTTTGGAACCTTTTTTATAGATCACTTTACTTTTGGCATGATTAGCGTGATCAAAACACGTTGTTATGCCGCTGACATTAGAAATAAATATCAGAAGTAAAGAGAAAA
The window above is part of the Chryseobacterium sp. MA9 genome. Proteins encoded here:
- a CDS encoding MFS transporter gives rise to the protein MNEKESFNAKMPTACFLLFFAHGLVFSSWASRIPIIKTALSINEAQLGTLLLLMPIGQLSTMVLAGKLISVYGSSGIIKRVFLLYPFFLLLIGLSPSYWTLAAVLFFFGISGNMCNIAVNTQAIEIESITKRSLLSSYHGAWCFAGLTGAVVGLLMINLHVGTFYHFAVIFILVGILWLYSKRNLTNIIHKAEPQTRSIFKAVNPTLVGLGIIGFLSMAIEGAMFDWSGVYFQTIVKAPENLVILGYTSFILMMTLGRFIGNRIIEKYGKKIVLQCCGILMSGGLFLSVFFPELWICIIAFMIIGLGSSLSVPSVYSTVGKVSTIAPSIALSFVSSISFLGFLMGPPLIGYIAESFDLRYSYGLFACFGILLAVMAGQMKVFRNKN
- a CDS encoding MFS transporter, producing MNTYPKRWQALNFLIAGAFLSPLDYFIVNMALPSIKKAFSASDHQLQMVIAIYGLTYAALVVCGGRLGDIYGRKKVFISGLYTFLFSSLACAFSPDVTWLIIFRLFQGVGASLLAPQVLASIKDLFSSQEQPKAVSLFSSVFGLASVVGQLLGGVLLSMHWGSFSWEMVFLVNVPITGICILGIHFTMNDGNKKEETGIDFTGTLLLILALLMLICPLIFGQKFEWAWWIFGILFTGIFLVITFLKYEIKQLKKNRPVLIDPALLQHKPFALSLLIIFFYNFTAGLFICYPYYLQQFLHKNSMETGLAIIPYGIAFFLGPLITARIKLSAAKMIYVGLGLLMTGFVISAAVFYFQQKPSLITHITLFIAGFGHGTIMPVMMRTAISLVSKDKAGQASGLVSIGIQIGSVTGGAVIGTLFFNLIKILGFSEAFAAAIGMIGAFQLVGLWAGSRLRKIID
- a CDS encoding AraC family transcriptional regulator, translated to MKGLHLEGIDVREITLKEGETAFKTKTFLSFIYIVKGKGTLAYDDRSIDFSQGKLFIIPQQEVYRFQSEAAQLISIQCPIEFIDKIRLEADRIESCENLYKLQYISNNYHAKAGCVFRNRNDEHFAETLILQITSEFKNKAEDYLIIRNCMSILLNLIARNIIQSETSDLQENRKAFSIMKIITYIQQHIKDREKTGIQIIAEHFGISGNYFGEYFKQQTGVSYQDYLLDYRLKLVETYLKYSSIRLSEIAYELQFSDESHLSKLFKKYRGVTPGEYRKNFK
- a CDS encoding MarR family winged helix-turn-helix transcriptional regulator, whose product is MDFDFIKELGYKALDSRLKRISDRMSHDVRKFYKEFNIDVEPNWYLVFMLLQKKGEISITDIAEPLGYSHPSVVVIVKKMNENGYLIIKKDIADKRKQIISLSPKAIEMLPQLEQIWDSCEKTILKVLSEDLGILTYLDHIDQELKEESFYHRFKHEYLKSIKS
- a CDS encoding deoxyribodipyrimidine photo-lyase, whose product is MKHKVTLFWFRRDLRMEDSVGFSQALQSDAPVMPIFIFDTDILEKLEDKEDRRVDYIHQALTDINISLRKHHSRVNVYYGKPIEIFRELSEEYDIQGVFCNRDYEPQAIERDKEAYYFFTEKNIPFKAYKDQVIFDKDQIIKKDGSPYTVYTPFAKKWREALTPEHYKSVQLNFKNLFSQEYSDILTLKEIGFKKTEIDFTKPILDASIIDSYDKYRDYPALQHTTQLGIALRFGTISIRKCVAFALNHNATWLSELIWREFFMHILYHFPQVVHQSFKKQYDNINWRNNEEEFKHWCKGTTGYPIVDAGMRQLNQTGYMHNRVRMVVASFLCKHLLIDWRWGEAYFASKLNDYDLSANNGNWQWAAGSGCDAAPYFRVFNPTAQAEKFDKDLLYIKKWLPEWNTPAYPSPIVEHNLARERALSEYKKALA
- a CDS encoding ABC transporter ATP-binding protein; the protein is MLKTINLHKKYNDFTALHSLNLEVKKGEIFALLGQNGAGKSTTINILLGLIKATSGDAFINNISVKDEPQKIKKHLAYIPETVLLYPHLTGIENLDFFSKIAGFDYQQEELSALLKRTGLQETAHHKALGGYSKGMRQKVGIAIALAKDAKVLLLDEPTSGLDPIATAEFTEIVRQLGKEGRTVLIATHDIFNAVSVASNIGIMKQGELVQNLPSKTFTAQELQELYLKTI